Below is a genomic region from Oenanthe melanoleuca isolate GR-GAL-2019-014 chromosome 18, OMel1.0, whole genome shotgun sequence.
tgggatgggtgggaggTGACCCCACCCAGAAAAGTGTGTTTGGGGTGAGAGAGGTTCTCCTGCTGCACCAGAGGGTTCCCCGTGGCCTCCAACCCTCCCGTGTCTGACAGAGCGACACCAAACGTTCCCATTCCACATTGAAATGGCCCATCCATCCCAGTGATCCACTAGGGAATCTCCTCggtgtccagccctgcagccccacaccagccctgggctggggacagagcaaaGGGCTCAGCCCCAACCGTGGGGTCCCCCcggggctgtggctgcacccCACAAACCCCAGGCAGGGCTTTGCCATCACCAGCAGCGCTTCCAGCCAGGGACAAGCAGAGTCTCTCCCGGTGCTGGTGGATCCCGGGCAGCCCTggatccccaggggctgcagagctccgTGGATGGCctgaagggctgtgctggccttgGGGCCGGGGGGAAGCGGATCTGAGAGTGTTTGTGTGAGCTCTGGAGCTCGGTGTGGGGCTTTGCCTGGGCTCCGAATTCCCACAAAATCTGCCCGTGCTGTCACTGCTTTGCTGAGCCCCACGCTACAGACAGGCCAGGGAGGTGAGAGAAACTCCAGACCGGCTGCCCTCCCCTCCAgcaccccaaactgggacagactgggTGGAGTGGGCCGGGTATAAACTGTGGGAGGGGACCTCGAATGTCCCCAAGGgcagcgcccgcagccccggtccggcactgccctgccctctcTGCACCGCCCCACGAGGGCCGATCTGATCGGGCCCGGTCTGGTCCGATCTGATCTGGTCTGATCTGGTCCGGTCTGGTCCGATCTGATCCGATCTGGTCCGATCTGATCCGATCTGGTCCGATCTGGTCCGATCTGATCCGGTCTGGTCTGCTCGTACCGCGGAGGGGACAATGCAGAGTGGAGCTGCCGCGCAGGTGCCACAGCCCGGCCGGGGTGGCAGCGCGGGGAGGGTCCCCGTGCCCGAGGTGGCACACGAGGGGTGTCCCCACGGGAACTACGCGCTTTGAAAGCCCCACACTTCCAAGAGCTGCACCTGGAAGTTCTCCTGGCAGAGCGGGGGGTTGTCGAAGGTGTCGCAGCGCTCCgtgtgtccccagagcaggcTGGCGTCCAGGGCCAGCGCTTGGCCGCCCCCTCCACCTGCAAGAGCGAGCGCAGGTCGGGCCCGGCTGCCGCGGCCCCTCGCTCTCTGTCCCCCGTCCCCCCGACCCGCTCCTGACTGGGAAGGGAGCTCCGGCCCGGGCCCCGAACCTCGCCGGGATTTGGGCTCGGGGGCTCCCCTGGGGCTCTCGGAGGGTCCCTGGCCTGGGGAAAGGGGGGGCTGCCCTCGCCTCCCGGACTCGAACCGAGATCCCAGGCGGGAGCTCTGGGGAAAACTCGGGGTTTAACCCGGAGCGGGCCCTGCCCAGCGCGGCAGCGGCGGGCGgtgggtgctgccctggggccaCGGGGGAGGCACCGACAGCGATCCGTTCACGGATATCGATCCCATTATCGATATTAATCTGCCTTATCGATACCGATCCCGTTCACGGGTATCGATCCCCCTTATCGATACTGATCCCCCTTATCGATACCGACCCCTTTCACGGGTATCGATCCCCATTATCGCTATTGATCCCCCTTATCGCTATTGATCCCCCTTATCGATATTGATCCCCCTTATCGATACCGATCCCTTTCACGGGTATCGATCCCCATTATCGCTATTGATCCCCCTTATCGATATTGATCCCCCTTATCGATACCGATCCCTTTTACGGGTATCGATCCCCATTATCGATATCGATCCCCCTTATCGATACCGATCCCTTTCACGGGTATCGATCCCATTATCGATATTAATCTGCCTTATCGATATCGATCCCGTTGACGGGTATCGATCCCCATTATCGATATTGATCCCCCTTATCGATACCGATCCCGTTCACGGCTGTCGATCCTCCTTATCAATAACGATCCCTTTCACGGGTATCAATCCCCCTTATCAATAACGATCCCCCTTATTGATACCAATCCCTTTCACGGGTGTCGATCCCCCTTATCAATATTGATCACCCTTATCGATACCGATCCCTTTCACGGGTATCGATCCTCCTTATCGATACCGATCCCTTTCATGGGTATCGATCCCCATTATCGCTATTGGTCCCCCTTATCGATACCGATCCCTTTCACGGGTATCGATCCCCATTATCGATATTGATCCCCCTTATCGATACCGATCCCTTTCACGGGTATCGATTCCCATTATCGATATTGATCCCCCTTATCGATACCGATCCCTTTCACGGGTATCGATCCTCCTTATCGATATCAATCCCCTTTATCAATATCGATCCCTTTCACACATATCGACCCCCTATCGATAGCGACCCCCCCTATCGATACTGATCCCCCCTTACCGATAACGATCCCGTCCCGGGAGCCGGACATGAACATGGAGGCAGTTttggagggcaggaggaagtGCCTGACGGCCAGGAACGGGGACAGGCGGCCTCTCCTCTGCGGCGAGGGCACGGCCAGGTGGttggggctggagctgcggCTGTCCCGGGAGGGGCCGAGCCGGGGCCCGGCAGCGGGGGAAGGCGAGCGCGGCACGGCCTTGGCCAGCTCCGGCTTCTTGATGAACACCCACTCGTACCTCTCTGCCTCGGGGCGCACCTGGGCAGCGGGACACACCGTGAGCCCTGGGGCACCTCGCTCCGCTGcggggagatgctgctgctgctgctgggggctggggccAAGTGCTGCGTCCAGGTCTGgacctggggcagggaggggacagggtgtcctggcagggcagcagtgaaGGGCCATAACCTGTGACTTACAGTGAACACAAAGCACTCCCCTGTCCCAAAAAAGCCCGACGTGGCTCCGTTCTTCTTCCTTTCGCTCCAGTCGGAGGAGAGAAACGCCCCACACACCTTGGGAGAGAGCACGGGGACCGTCAGGGGACGGGCcgggagcagagcagccccggGAGGGCCGGGCATGGCCCcgggctcagcagggcaggggctctgcCCCGTCCCCTGGGGAATCagagccccaaatcctgctgtgccagccccatcctgcaCTGAGCAATCCCAGACACaaatcctgctgtgccagctccatcctgcacTGCCCACCCCTGGTGCCCTGCACTGAGCAATCCCAGACACaaatcctgctgtgccagccccatcctgcaCTGAGCAATCCCAGACACaaatcctgctgtgccagccccatcctgcaCTGAGCAATCCCAGACACaaatcctgctgtgccagctccatcctgcactgcccaccccaatcccagacacaaatcctgctgtgccagctccatcctgcacTGAGCAATCCCAGACACaaatcctgctgtgccagccccatcctgcaCTGCCCACCCCTGGTGCCCTGCACTGAGCATCTGAGGGCTGGGAactcctcctgcctgtccttggcACAGCCAAGGGATAACAGGAGCTAAAATCTGTAGGAAACAAGGTTTTCTAGGTCACCTGCCCTTGTCTGCACGAGGCTCTGGGGGTGGCAGGTGTTTATCTCCACCCCACCCTGAAGTGTCAGCCTGGGGACATCAGCACTGCTGGTCAGTAAATCTTTGGGAGGCCTGAACAAATCACAGAACTCCCTCCACTGTGGGATGGAGAGTGGAGAGATAAATTAGGGGTTTATGAGGCACTCAGAGTCCCTGGGAAGAGCCCTGGCTCAGGGGCCTTTGCAGTTATTCCACAGCTTTCAGTAGGAACTGTCCttatttcttctccatttccCTTGTGTGGCTGCTCGTGCAATCAGAGACAGAACCTGACCTTTAGTGCTTTGAAAGCAAGTCCTGGCTCAGACAAAGCATCTGCTGACTTCAGGAGAGCCTGCTCAGCGAGGACCCATGAGTCAGGCTGGAATTGCAATTAAAGTCTCACTGGTGGCCTCTCTCCCCATCACCCACTCCTCCTGTTCCCCCAGCACCTCGGGCTGAGGTGTGTGCTGGTGGCCAGAGGTGCAGTTTGTTctgtcctgggagctgggacaggcccggggcggggcaggacagggaccaCACAGCCCGTGGGTGCTCCAAGAGCCTGTGGGGTCACCcaccctgtcccctgcccagccctgcctgggaaaCGCTCACCTCCCCCTCGGTGGTTTTGATGAGCAGCACCGTGGGTTCATAGCCTTCACAGCACGTGTAGAACCTGCAGAGATGGACAAGGGGTGGGCTCGGGGGGAgctggagccctgggcagggtgtgCTGGCTGTCCCCGGCCGCTCCCAGCGTGCCTGGCACAGCGTGGCACACGGGGacatccctgcctggcacatccccagggctctgcGTGCCCCGGGCGGTGCCCAGGTGCTGGTGGCCATCGGGCCCCGCCTCTGCCCTCTCCCCTAAGCCCCACTCAGGACCCTGAATCGAGCCAGGAGggtccccagcagccccagaggggCCCCAGGCCACTCGCGTTGCTCCATCTCCACCACGAGCCCCGCCCGGGTTCCCGTGCCCGACCCCCGCCCCGCTGGGCAGGCGAGGCTTcacctctgcaggctgcagccgTCCTGGGAGgtggagaagagcagcagcgGGGGAAAGAGCGAGAAGCGCTCGGGGATCCAGGACCAGACGAGGCGCATCTCCTGCGCCGTGACCGTGCTGGAGCTGAAGTTCTGCATGTCCACAGCCAGGTGGAAGGACGGCCTGCGAGGGGAGGGACATCAGGCCGGGCTGCGGGGCCCCTCTGCTCTTCGGGGCAcagccccctgcagcagctcctgtcctgctctttGCACCGTGAGCTCTCTGCCAACACCCTcggctctggctgtgccctgtcccctggcaggtccccagctctcactgtgccctgctccctgaCAGGTTCCcgagctctgctgtgccctgtgccctgacaggtccccagctctgcctgtgccctgctccctgaCAGGGTTCCcgagctctgctgtgccctgtcctcTGGCaggtccccagctctgcctgtgcccttCTCCCTGACAGGTTCCcgagctctgctgtgccctgtgccctaacagggtccccaggggctgggagggcccagcacagccccggctGCGGGAGGTGCCCGCAGCTCCCCCCGGGTGCTCTCCACAGGAACTCCCATTTTGCCTGctcagcccccagagctggggaacgCAGAGCTCTCCTCACCTTCTCTGCACCACGGTGATGCCCCTCTCCATCAACGCCTTCCTGTTGGCCATCTGCAGGAGCCAGATCTCCTTGCGGGAGAAGAGCCGGATGCCGAAGGCTCTCTCCAGGAGTTTGTCCACAGTGACGTGCTGGGCGATGTTCCTCACGaaagcctgcagctctgccttgatGTCGGAGCCCTGCAGCCCGGCCGGGGCCAGCGAGAGGCGGAACTGCTTCAGCAGGGCCAGGGCGATGCGGTACAGCACCTTCTGGCCCTCCAGCAGGAACACGTCCAGCACCCGCACGGCGTAGGCGAAGGGCAGCCCGGGGAAGAGCCACGACAGCCACTCCGAGTAGACCTCGAGCACGTTGTCGGCGGCGCTGGCTATGAGCCTGTGGGCGGCCGGGCAGTGCTTGTTGGCCAGGTCCCCGAAGGTCATGCAGGAGGCCTGGTGGGCCAGGAAGGACTGGTCGATGTAGCCGGCGTGGGGAGCGTTGCTGGCGATGAGGCGAGAGACGCTCTCGAAGCACTGCGCCTCGTCCTCGC
It encodes:
- the LOC130260584 gene encoding TBC1 domain family member 24-like, with translation MLQVGLSLPRCPGGAAAAFPMAEPAAGEDTGTGREVLGSPPVTIVVTSEADTWDIDTSSCLGCGQFVDWDKMPEPQQAAQMPQDALERPPKELKRLAREGCWGWSPAGRARLYPRLIQRVSCRLVTPDALVYRDVAARLFGKPSVSCHPLPEFLEGCPMPTYCLNPHGVTALKKILICVGALFPDITHSPLLPALAALLLHYSEDEAQCFESVSRLIASNAPHAGYIDQSFLAHQASCMTFGDLANKHCPAAHRLIASAADNVLEVYSEWLSWLFPGLPFAYAVRVLDVFLLEGQKVLYRIALALLKQFRLSLAPAGLQGSDIKAELQAFVRNIAQHVTVDKLLERAFGIRLFSRKEIWLLQMANRKALMERGITVVQRRPSFHLAVDMQNFSSSTVTAQEMRLVWSWIPERFSLFPPLLLFSTSQDGCSLQRFYTCCEGYEPTVLLIKTTEGEVCGAFLSSDWSERKKNGATSGFFGTGECFVFTVRPEAERYEWVFIKKPELAKAVPRSPSPAAGPRLGPSRDSRSSSPNHLAVPSPQRRGRLSPFLAVRHFLLPSKTASMFMSGSRDGIVIGGGGGQALALDASLLWGHTERCDTFDNPPLCQENFQVQLLEVWGFQSA